TTTGCCAATAGAACAGTCATTTTTTAAATCCCTGAAATGTTTTCCCCCCTTTTGTTTAAACAGAGATAATTTTGTAATTAACGTTAAGCTGGGAAACTTTCCAGCAAAGTAtaattattctttccttttgtgtgattttttttaatagcgcTACAAGGCTGGGCTAATGTCACAATATATAAAATCCTGGATTGAAGGAGACACAGTCTTTTGGCGAGGGCCATTTGGAGGCTTCCCATATAGCCCTAATCAGGTTAGTCATATAATAGATACAGAATGGCTCAGCACATGGTAGCTCACTTTGTGTAATGTACCAAAGGGAGAGTGTCAATTAGATTACTATTTTGATTATTTGAAGGATTTACACATTTACTGTACAGTACTACAGCATTTGAAGTTGATTGGAGTAAGTGGATCTTGTTAGAATGCAAAATAtgtaaggagggagaggaatgggaggagtgggggagattATAAAACACTAGCAAGGGTTGCTGAGCATCCATTTCATTAGTGTTGAAATGAAGAAAACTGGTCAGAGTTATCACCAAAAATACGTGCAAATTTGTTTTGCATCACTTTGAACTACATTGATGTTTCAAGACCAAGTTTGAACAGAGCAGAGGTATCAAACTCCTAGTCCCAGGGCCAGATCTCACCCATTTATGTGGCCCATGAGGTATCATCAGATTGTGCAGACTCCAATGAGGTGTGCAGTCTTACGTCCATGATGCTGCAAATAGTGATCCCACGTATGGGTGCCAAACTCACAGCAAAAATGACTATATTAAATTTTGGAGAGATTTCCCACAAACATAGGGACTGTTATTTAATCCGCaacttttggatgagatgtaGAATTGTGGTTCTGGTCGTTAGAGATCCCATAGCACTTGTAGTGAGGAGTGTGAAAACCCCAGAGACCTCGCCAAATTCCAGGTAGAGCAATTACATTCTGCTTGCTGAAATCCTCCCTGCTGTTTCAGCTGGTAAAGTTATTCTTCACTTCCCCTTCTTCAGAACTTGGATCAAGTTTGTGCTGCATTGCCAGAAGTGACTGCATCCCAACAGAAGCTCAAACTgtttataattatttgtattatttatgaataataataatagacgGAAGGTATTTTATGAGTTCTGCTAACACCCGAAAATAAAATTCCCTTTTATTTTTGCGTTCAGAGTAATTTGTTACCAAAATACATCAAAACTGATCTTATTTTAAAAGTGGATATGGCTCAGCAATTTAAATAGGTCATTCACAGTATATCGTGAAATAGTCCCAAAACACCATCTCTGTGCCCTGCTTCCAGCCTGCTCAGCTAATTTACCAATTCATAAGTTAGAATAGGTTTTGCAAACTGTGCCACGGGGAACCAGCCTTACTGGGCACATGTAGGGCCTGAATTTGAGTGATGCTAAGCACCCCTGGCTCCCAGTGATGGCCGTCCCAAAGAATTAGTATGCTGTATAAATCAGTGGCCTGTATAAAAGGAAGCTGAAAGTTTCATAGCACTTAGGATAGATTTGTTCATAAAAGATCAgatccaacttccactgaagtcaataggagttggagTGGGCCCTTTATTTTGCAAATCTTTTCTCAGTCTAATATAGCTTTGAGCTTTGATTTCTACAGGCCACTAACTTTTCTGTTGGGATACAGCTCAGATGTCCTCAATCCAACTCTTGAATAAGAGTGATTCATTTGGCTCTGAGCACTTCATCTGATTTTGTATGGATTCATAGGATTTCCCATATCAGTTCTGACCTGGTAGTTCATCCAGTCCGATATCCAGTCCCTAGCCATGGCTGAAGGAGGCTAAAGGTGGTCCTGTGGGCAGGGCACtgaactgggaatcaggagatcgGGGTTCTCCTGACATgcgtgtgaacttgggcaagtagCTGAGATCcttcagctcttctgaaaatcgaGCCCTCCCCATGCCTGAGCTTCctaatctataaaatggggattataATGATCACCCACATTTTGTATGTGCTTTGAGCTCTGTGGATAAAAAGTTCTaagtattactattatttatatgTAATGTCCTAGGCTGCTGAAGAAGGTAGAGAACCTCCATAATGCACCAAGCAATTGTACAAAGAAGGAATGagttccttcctgcagctttccAAATTACACTCTACAGCATGAGATTTGAGTGCTTTCATCtttaactcagggcttgtctacaatggAAATATAAACCACTGCTGACAAAGAGTGTCAGCAATGGGGGCAgctgaactgaagctcaacatGTTTTAGCTGAAATCAAGGTTAAATATCAGGGGTATGTTTCTATCCAAGAGAAAATggttttcatttgattttttttttttaatcatgaaaaTATTTCCGTTGAGCTTGGGTTTTGTAATATCTTgccttttaaaaaactaaattttGTGTGTAAATGAACCTGACACAGTCCCCCATTAGAGAACATATCAGATATTATAGGCCTGCTATCGCAGCCTTTCAGAGTTATGTAATAGGTTTTTCCATTTCCAATTACTATAATCTATTCAAAATCCTCCACTTAATTTCTAGTATGGAGAACTTCTTATGCTTGCCTCTGGAACTGGCGTAGCACCAATGCTCCCCATTCTCCAGTACATAACAGAAAATGAAGATGATGAAACCTTTATAACCCTGGTTGGTTGCTTCCggacttttgaaaatatttacttgaAACCTCTTCTCCAAGATCAGTCTCGATACTGGAACGTCAGAACATGTTATGTCCTTAGCCAGGTAACATTCTGATATAAATACACTCATCCCTGGGTTTTCTGTGGTGAACAACTCTGCCTTCTCTGCTTTTGCCTCAGTGTTATCTAAGTTGATTGCTTACCAGTGGCCAAAGCCATGTGTTGATCCAGTAGCATCTGTCTGATAACATGTTCTTAAATCCCGTTCATACTAACTAGCAGACTTTCAACTGTATCACTCATTAGTTGACCTGTCCTGACAGGGGTTCTGTTAGGAAGGTCCCATTGAACTGTATCCTCCATGGAATATTTTTCCTCTCCAAATTGATTATTGCTGCATATGAAAAATGGTATTTATAGAACTCTCAGCTCTCTGTGAAACTcacaataaacaaacagcacCCAAAGGGTCTTCCTTTTTCAGCACCCATGCAATGATTTGTTAGCTGCTTTCATTCACTGCTCACGTTCATTAGCTAGTTTCAATCATCACAAATTTCACTGCCAGCTTGGTGTCTCACCTTGCAGCATGCATCCACCCAGCTTCTCATCAACTTATCTCACACTGGAGTCCTCCTATGAACCCCATGTCACATCTATGCGTAAAAATGTTGGGGCCACATACTTAAAATTGCTAACTATACCAAATTAATGGACAAGGGGCTACCTCTGAAGTAGCCTTCATTTTCAGGGATGTTGCTCATTTAGTCTCAAATTTATGTATGTTTCACACAAATCTGGTGTTCCCTCACTTTTATTGTTGAAAATTACTTACATCAGAAATAAAGATTCATCGCACTCAGATTACAGAAAGTTGTTTATGCTAATAGTATGAATCGCACAGCATTTTAAGTTTCCTGCATGAATCATTTTTTGCGCCCCTCATTGTGgaactttggcctggtctacactacacgtttaaactgaatttagcagcgttaaatcgatttaaccctgcacccgtccacacaacaaagccctttatatcgatataaagggctctttaaaccggtgtctgtactcttccccgacaagaggagtagcgctgaaatcggtattgccatgtcggattagggttagtgtggtcacaaatcgacagtattggcctccgagtgGTATCCTAcagtgtgactgctctggaaagcaatctgaactcggatgcactggccaggtagacaggaaaagccccgcaaacttttgaatttcatttcctgtttgcccagcatggagctctgatcagcacgggtggtgatgtagtcccaaatccaaaaagacctccagcatggaccatatgttagatactggatctgatcgctgtatggggagacaaatctgttctatcagagctccgttacagaaaatgaaatgacaaagcatttgaaaaaatctccaggctatgatagacagaggccacagcagggactgtgCAGCaggcgtaacggaaagccaaagaatcaaatggacgctcatggggggggagggggactgaggactccagctatcccacagtccctgcagtctccgaaaagcatttgcattcttggctgagctcccaatgcctgaagggtcataaacattgtctggggtggttcagggtatatctcgtcaatttacacaccttcccccccacacacaccccgtgacagaaaagggaaaaaaaatcatttcttgccatttttcaaagtcaccgtatgtctactacATGCttctggtagacacggtgctgaggcgatgaacagcagcatcccctccccttcttttcctgacggcagacggtacaaaatggtggaaaatcgtcatcagcccgtgagtgctcctggctggcctcagtgaagtcggccgggggcgcctgggtaaaaatgggaatgactcccggtcattcccagcagatggtacagagcggctggtaaccgtcctcatcatagcaactggaggctgagctctatcagcccccgcgcattcatgtctaaagaaaagattctgtactgcctggactatcatagcagtgggaggcttcttccccctcattttatctcactaaaaagtcagtgttttttattcctgcgttctttattacttcatcacacaaatggggggacactgccacagtagcccaggagggttgggggaggagggaagcaaccagtggggttgttgcaggggcacctcctagaatggcatgcagctcatcatttctgcgggatctctggggctctgacccagagcggctgtgctctctggctctctagtagacttgccccatattctaggcaggactgactctatttttagacaaaacataaagaagggaatgacctggggagtcattcccatttttgtccatgcacccccggccgacctcagcgaggccagccaggagcacccatgacagcaggagacggtacaaaatgattgataaccgtcattgccaatttccaattgcaaacggtacaaaatgattgataaccgtcatctcatcaccaatttacaatggtaaACGCGCAATacggatggtaaccatctctgctaccttgcaaaggcaaatgaatgctgctgtgtagcactacagtatcgcctctgtcagcagcatccagtacacatacggtggcagtgacaaaaggcaaaacaggctccacggttgccatgctatggcgtctaccagggcaatccagggaaaaagggcgcaaaatgattatctgccattgctttcatggaggaagcattgagtgacgacatttacccagaatcacccgcgacactgtttttgcaccatcatgcattgggatctcaacccagaattccaatgggtgggggagactgcaggaactatgggatagctacccacagtgcaacgctccagaaatcgacgctagcctcagtacatggacgcacaccaccgacttaatgtacttagtgtggccatgtttactcgactttatacaatctgttttacaaaactggtttctgtaacattgga
The DNA window shown above is from Gopherus flavomarginatus isolate rGopFla2 chromosome 7, rGopFla2.mat.asm, whole genome shotgun sequence and carries:
- the LOC127055950 gene encoding NADH-cytochrome b5 reductase-like isoform X3, whose product is MVNGLEVQRAYTPVSPVNAEGYFEVLIKRYKAGLMSQYIKSWIEGDTVFWRGPFGGFPYSPNQYGELLMLASGTGVAPMLPILQYITENEDDETFITLVGCFRTFENIYLKPLLQDQSRYWNVRTCYVLSQESSLEKLPWSYQENTHTGHITENLIKKMIDSCRRKPFVLICGSVEFNEDMTRCLKAIGLKEDSYFVF